A single Triticum dicoccoides isolate Atlit2015 ecotype Zavitan chromosome 2A, WEW_v2.0, whole genome shotgun sequence DNA region contains:
- the LOC119357778 gene encoding GDSL esterase/lipase At4g10955-like: MASNVDLADRFDVSGPTHIMSRSGAGPSSPTMIDWNNEEDRRCVAACVVKGTYILENDRTMCRVHAEALAPPWWESFHFRLSGVLTEESFRRKCDKLIFGAIYENVPVAGGRRHPSAPQYIVAFRGTMLPHPKAIHDLFLDFKIMANTLSDSKRSELAHRAVDTLLATIARGKAGSEGSGVVWLAGHSLGASLALEVGRTMMAEQGRSLPTFLFNPPHVSPIPAINVMLPSEGVRRELLAKSNLVKAGLGLVLSPHWKRMERLFERLSPWAPNLYVHERDVICQGFIGYFEQRQQLEERCRGAKSATTLSYRDMLFSALGKEKERPHLLPSATLWKNSSMDRNANLLQQSLAAHELQQWWKSDADLRLSNRRYSFA; encoded by the exons ATGGCTTCCAACGTCGACCTCGCGGACCGCTTCGATGTCTCTGGGCCGACGCACATCATGTCTCGAtccggcgccggcccttcttctcCAACGATGATTGACTG GAACAATGAGGAGGATCGTCGGTGCGTGGCCGCCTGCGTCGTGAAGGGCACCTACATCCTCGAGAACGACAGAACCATGTGCAGGGTGCACGCGGAGGCGCTGGCTCCGCCGTGGTGGGAGAGCTTCCACTTCCGCCTCAGCGGCGTGCTCACGGAGGAATCCTTCAGGCGCAAGTGCGACAAGCTCATCTTCGGCGCCATCTATGAGAACGTCCCCGTGGCGGGCGGACGCCGCCACCCTTCTGCTCCGCAGTACATCGTGGCCTTCCGAGGGACTATGCTGCCGCATCCCAAGGCGATACACGACCTGTTCCTCGACTTCAAGATCATGGCCAACACGCTCTCGGACTCCAAGCGCTCCGAGCTCGCGCACCGGGCCGTGGACACGCTCCTCGCGACCATCGCCAGGGGCAAAGCCGGCTCCGAAGGCAGCGGCGTCGTGTGGCTCGCGGGGCACTCTCTCGGCGCGTCGCTGGCGCTGGAGGTGGggcggaccatgatggcggagcagGGCCGCAGCCTCCCGACCTTCCTCTTCAACCCGCCGCACGTGTCGCCCATTCCGGCGATCAACGTGATGCTCCCGTCGGAGGGGGTGAGGAGGGAACTGCTCGCCAAGAGCAACCTCGTCAAGGCCGGGCTCGGGCTGGTCCTCAGCCCCCATTGGAAGCGCATGGAGAGGTTGTTTGAGCGGCTGTCCCCGTGGGCGCCAAACCTGTACGTGCACGAGAGGGACGTCATCTGCCAGGGCTTCATCGGCTACTTCGAGCAGCGGCAGCAGCTGGAGGAGCGCTGCCGTGGCGCCAAGTCGGCCACCACGCTGTCGTACCGCGACATGCTCTTCTCCGCGCTCGGCAAGGAGAAAGAGCGGCCGCACCTCCTGCCATCCGCGACGCTCTGGAAGAACTCGAGCATGGACAGAAACGCCAACTTACTCCAGCAGTCGTTGGCCGCACACGAGCTCCAGCAGTGGTGGAAATCGGACGCCGACCTCAGGCTGAGCAACAGACGTTATAGCTTCGCTTGA